The sequence GAGTAGAAGTTATCTCATCAACAGCCGGGGTGTTTACCAAACAACTGGTGGACGAAGGGGCGTCGATTACCCCCCAAACGATGTTAGGCGTAATCGAGGATCTGGCTACGATTGTAGTTCCAGTAAAAGTGTCACAGAACGACGTCGGGAAGATTCGCAATGGTATGGCAGTTGAATTCGATTGTAGTAGTTACCCAAACACGATCATCCTCGGCGTTGTGAAACGCATCGACAATGTGAGCGATCCGGTCTCCCATGCGACGCGGGTTGAAGTTGTACTTCACGATCAGCGGATAAAGCCGGGCATGCATCTTCGAGCGTTTTTTCTTCTACAGAAGTATGAGGCGTTGTTTATCCCTACAAGCTCCGTTCTGGAGCAGGATACGACAAGTATTGCGGCAGTGGTAAAAAACGGCAGAGTGTCACGGGTTAAGATCAATGTGGGTATGCGCAGAGGTGATTGGCGGATCGTTCGCTCTGGACTTACCACAAATGACAGCATCATTGTTTCCGGAGTAGATCAATTCTACGATGGCGATAGCGTGGTCGTGGCAAGGAGCGTCGGACAATGAAACTCGCCGACAGTTCGATTCGACACCCGGTCTTTATCACAATGGCAGTATTGGCGATCATTGTGTTAGGGTTGGTGAGCTATTCCCGGTTGCCGGTGGAATTTTTTCCCGACATATCATTACCGATTGTTGCCGTGACGACTCCTTATCCAGGTGCAGCTCCCGAAGATGTTGAGAGTCAAGTATCCAAACCGATTGAAGAGGCGTTGTCGGTATTAAAAGGGGTAAGAAAGGTTCGCTCGACATCAACCGAAGGGGTTTCCATCGTCATCGTCGAATTTGAATTGGAGATGAGTGCGAAAGAGATGGCGGCGGAGGTCCGGGAGAAAGTATCGAACATACGGCGAACACTACCAAACGATATTCTCGAACCTCAGTATGAGAAGTTTGATCCCTCCGATCAACCGATTATTACCTACTCATTTGTATCTCCCAAAACAAATCTAAGTCCCAGTCAAATCCGTTACCTGATCGAAAACAAAATCAAACCGTTCCTCGAGCGAATCGATGGCGTCGCCGCAGTGACGATGACTGGTGGCGAAGAACGTGAAATCGAGATTGCGGTACGCCGTAGTGATCTCGAATTGTATGAAATCACGATGCCTGATGTGATACGTACCCTAAAAGCGGCAAACATTGAAATGCCTGGGGGACGCTTTACATCAAATACACAAGAGTTGCTGTTAAAAACCAATGCAAAGATTCTCGATCCCGATGAGCTGCGAAATCTGATTATAAAAGAGGTCAACGGTTTTCCAGTTCGAGTAAGGGATTTGGCAACTGTTCGCGATGGATACAAAGAAACCCGGCAACTCTCGCGAACAAATAATACCCCTTCGGTTACCATCGACATACGCAAGCAGTCAGGGACTAACACGGTTACGGTTGCCCAGCGCATTCATCAGGAAATGGAGCGGTTGGCGGAGGAGTATCCTCAGATACAACCGGTTTTAGCTTCGGACGATTCGATTTTTGTGAAAGCTTCCCGTGATGAAATGGTACTCGCATTATTGGAAGGCATTGTATTAGCATCATTGGTCGTTTTGCTTTTCTTTCGTGATATCCGTGGTACCCTCATTACAGTGGCAGGATTGCCGATTTGTGTGATAGGTACATTCATTTTTCTGCTACTCTTCGGTTACACGATTAACTTGATTACACTGCTCGCGCTCTCACTCTCGATTGGATTGCTCATCGACGATGCGATAGTCGTTCGGGAAAACATATTCCGCTGGATGGAGAAAGGGAAATCACCGTTTGAAGCGGCACGGGAAGCGACTTCAGAAGTCGCGTTAGCAGTATTGGCAACTACAATGACAGTTGTTGCAGTCTTCCTCCCCATTGCGTTTACTCAAGGAATGGCGGGAAAATTCTTTCGTCAATTCGGAGTTACGATCTCAGTTGCTGTGATTATATCGTTGTTGGAGGCGTTCACGCTCGCTCCGATGTTGTCGGCATTTTTCTTTAAGAAGTCTATAAGCAAGATGAAGGAAAAGAAGAGTCGCATTGAACTATTCATTAGTGGATTGGATAGCGAATACCGGAAACTGTTGGAATGGTCGCTCAATCATCGCTGGTGGATCATTGGTATTGCGACTGTTACCATGATCGGTACCATTTTTATCATTCCGTTAGTAGGGATTGGCGGCGACTCAAAAGGGGATCGCGGCATGTATTCGGTCGTGGTGGAAGCGCCACAGGGAATATCGCTTTCTGAGATGAACCGACGGGTGGTAGAAGTGGAAGACATCGTTAAAAAACATCCTCGAACGAAGGATTACTTCACTACTATCGGCACCAGTGATGGTTCTTCCAATCAAGCGGCGATTATGGTGAAGATTGATCAATTGGTTACGAAAAAAGTGATGAACGATATCCGTCCGCTGTTGAAAGCAGTGCCGGGTGTACAAGTATCGGTGGAAGAAGTATCCGGCGTGCGGAATAAATCGGCAACGATTCAACAACGTCCAATCCAGTTAAATATCCAAGGACCTGAGACAAAAGTTCTTCAGCAAATCTCAAGCGATTTTCAAACCCGAATGCGGGAAGTGTCGGGATTGGTTGACGTCGACAATTCCTTGCGCAGTGGAAAACCGGAATTCCAGTACACTGTAAAGCGCGAAGTCTTAGCGAAGTATGGCGTGACAGCTTCAGAGGTGGCGGCGGTTGTGCGTTCGATGGTGAATGGCGAGACGGCGACGAAATACCGAGACGGCGACGACGAGATTGAAGTAAATGTACGTTTGCGACCGGAAGATCGCACTGACCCCTCCCAACTACTCTCGATTCGATATCCCCTGAAAAACGGAACGAGTATTCCGCTCAGTGAAATTGTTGCGCTAAGAGAAACTGTTGGACCGGCGCAAATCAACCGGCAGGATCGTACGCGACAAGTGGTGATTGCGGCTAATATTACACCGGAGCGCGGCTTAGGCGATGTTGCCGATGACATCAAAGCAAAGCTCAGTGATTACCGACTTCCGAGTGGCTATACTTTGAAGTATGAGGGGCAAGTTTCGCAGAACAAAGAGAGCTTTACGAATTTATTCCTTGCGCTCTTTTTGGCAATTCTCTTTGTCTATATGGTGTTGGCTTCGCAATTCAACTCCTATCTTCATCCGTTTACAATTATGTTGGCGCTGCCGCTTGCCGTTATTGGCGGTTTCATTGGGCTATTGTTTACCGGTAGAAATTTCGATATGATTGCGTTCATCGGGTTGATTCTGCTGATGGGCATCGTTACGAAGAATTCAATTCTGTTGGTTGATTTTGCTAATCAACTACGGACTAAAGGGGCAACCGTGCGCGAGGCGTTGTTGGAAGCCGGACCAGTTCGATTACGACCGATTCTCATGACGACATTAGCAATGATTGGTGGGATGATTCCGACTGCGTTGGGATTAGGATCAGCAGCATCGTTCCGGGTATCATTAGGAGTTGTCGTAATCGGTGGAATTGTTTCTTCGACAGTTCTGAC comes from bacterium and encodes:
- a CDS encoding efflux RND transporter periplasmic adaptor subunit translates to MKKRILLIGFLLFVAILGWRIYSTSQRKAELKAQRNPVVVPRVEVTQPVNREAKETIESWGTAEANRTVPIQSTVNGKLLRWKVSEGKSIQPGEILAIVDRDLAPQEFNRVEVISSTAGVFTKQLVDEGASITPQTMLGVIEDLATIVVPVKVSQNDVGKIRNGMAVEFDCSSYPNTIILGVVKRIDNVSDPVSHATRVEVVLHDQRIKPGMHLRAFFLLQKYEALFIPTSSVLEQDTTSIAAVVKNGRVSRVKINVGMRRGDWRIVRSGLTTNDSIIVSGVDQFYDGDSVVVARSVGQ
- a CDS encoding efflux RND transporter permease subunit produces the protein MKLADSSIRHPVFITMAVLAIIVLGLVSYSRLPVEFFPDISLPIVAVTTPYPGAAPEDVESQVSKPIEEALSVLKGVRKVRSTSTEGVSIVIVEFELEMSAKEMAAEVREKVSNIRRTLPNDILEPQYEKFDPSDQPIITYSFVSPKTNLSPSQIRYLIENKIKPFLERIDGVAAVTMTGGEEREIEIAVRRSDLELYEITMPDVIRTLKAANIEMPGGRFTSNTQELLLKTNAKILDPDELRNLIIKEVNGFPVRVRDLATVRDGYKETRQLSRTNNTPSVTIDIRKQSGTNTVTVAQRIHQEMERLAEEYPQIQPVLASDDSIFVKASRDEMVLALLEGIVLASLVVLLFFRDIRGTLITVAGLPICVIGTFIFLLLFGYTINLITLLALSLSIGLLIDDAIVVRENIFRWMEKGKSPFEAAREATSEVALAVLATTMTVVAVFLPIAFTQGMAGKFFRQFGVTISVAVIISLLEAFTLAPMLSAFFFKKSISKMKEKKSRIELFISGLDSEYRKLLEWSLNHRWWIIGIATVTMIGTIFIIPLVGIGGDSKGDRGMYSVVVEAPQGISLSEMNRRVVEVEDIVKKHPRTKDYFTTIGTSDGSSNQAAIMVKIDQLVTKKVMNDIRPLLKAVPGVQVSVEEVSGVRNKSATIQQRPIQLNIQGPETKVLQQISSDFQTRMREVSGLVDVDNSLRSGKPEFQYTVKREVLAKYGVTASEVAAVVRSMVNGETATKYRDGDDEIEVNVRLRPEDRTDPSQLLSIRYPLKNGTSIPLSEIVALRETVGPAQINRQDRTRQVVIAANITPERGLGDVADDIKAKLSDYRLPSGYTLKYEGQVSQNKESFTNLFLALFLAILFVYMVLASQFNSYLHPFTIMLALPLAVIGGFIGLLFTGRNFDMIAFIGLILLMGIVTKNSILLVDFANQLRTKGATVREALLEAGPVRLRPILMTTLAMIGGMIPTALGLGSAASFRVSLGVVVIGGIVSSTVLTLVVIPVAYEMFEGIKRWMGFHDSFTEESRKKQWEVISK